One genomic segment of Helicoverpa zea isolate HzStark_Cry1AcR chromosome 22, ilHelZeax1.1, whole genome shotgun sequence includes these proteins:
- the LOC124641118 gene encoding serine/arginine repetitive matrix protein 1 isoform X2, which produces MAALSCYQPCRSHLAQPARCLDDDEDCHQSVNFSLRRQQFIERCHEARGLRPRDQIPEVSVKRTREELAKHASQATPLNRRLNVEAGWSKVEEVRKKFEGAANCPSFSRSFESPPRRRLADSLFASFKLPRKARDGMAAPRSLAPPQQQKRKSAVELLAETKAFYVKSETVLDRKQELPLRMSSGLGQAIAAGGCHLVSSGTLNDACCNPYGTTRSMGGGRRAVSAGEGLQHTLRRLLEHADSRENVYSPPFAVCTLSAHKVYADTRRLKDSYPERETMPRSQHNSGTFSGTFSGTSSSGTSGSKAQKSDPDHRDKMNRPLSFGDARVFFPESFVIPRQRPSEVVIKSGYSMPSSHSSPENMELPEPVGSGSGSPADPVAAISPPAQYAHSAPRSNSHSQPSMREDDSGCPNINSHKSLPDLHTQTRCYPEHANAGHTDTLGRSPRRRRHSTHQRTASCSSKGTRSNHSSLMSCDAFSEHPSPGDDNYQSYNSRCGSSFARDSGGSSGHYTQRSAPAHSQQQHRRTDSGSSTQHEHASRYNSYVSEYGASLECYVSAPPQFQDGAPSPPAPPPPPPHRHHHHYAHAPRVGIHFQASAPPPQFQDEPPGYDYGDYECTYKAPLKCLSVGRKDVPRDYPRYHEPSTELVSKQPHYQELRVRSRPDDNQDYVNATQICPPEEVTSPLGTFKRQRCLRYKQRRPRPILRSKSDISDRYRRTDGRSPASAPCEGEESPDSPSEEASRLQDFFERLGLEPRQYDALVRDAVPDSPVFFSSASTVDSNQLAATADYTVQGPGGVQKQIYRNTEPPSVVERNARIIKWLCQCRKTQMQTPQ; this is translated from the exons ATGGCCGCCCTATCCTGCTACCAGCCTTGCAGGTCGCACCTTGCGCAACCCGCTAG GTGTTTAGACGACGACGAAGACTGTCACCAATCAGTGAATTTCTCGCTTCGGCGGCAGCAGTTTATCGAGAGATGCCACGAGGCCCGGGGCCTTCGCCCCCGTGACCAGATCCCCGAGGTGTCAGTCAAGAGGACCAGGGAGGAGCTCGCGAAGCATGCGTCACAAGCCACGCCGCTAAACCGCCGGCTTAACGTGGAAGCCGGCTGGTCCAAGGTCGAGGAAGTGCGCAAGAAATTTGAAGGAGCTGCCAATTGCCCGTCGTTTTCGAGGTCCTTTGAGTCGCCGCCTAG GCGTCGTCTCGCAGACTCTCTATTCGCCAGCTTCAAGCTCCCACGCAAAGCAAGGGACGGTATGGCGGCTCCGCGCTCCCTAGCGCCGCCTCAGCAGCAGAAACGCAAGTCCGCTGTCGAACTGCTGGCAGAAACCAAGGCCTTCTATGTCAAGTCTGAGACTGTGCTGGATAGGAAGCAGGAACTGCCTTTGAGG ATGAGCAGTGGCCTGGGGCAGGCGATAGCTGCCGGTGGCTGCCACCTCGTCAGCTCCGGCACCTTGAACGATGCTTGCTGCAATCCTT ACGGCACAACCCGCAGCatgggcggcgggcggcgcgcagTCAGCGCGGGCGAGGGCCTGCAGCACACGCTGCGGCGTCTGCTCGAGCATGCCGACAGCAGGGAGAACGTCTACTCGCCGCCTTTCGCTGTTT GTACACTTTCAGCGCACAAAGTATACGCTGACACAAGACGGCTAAAGGACTCATACCCTGAACGGGAGACCATGCCTCGTTCCCAGCACAACTCAGGCACCTTCTCCGGGACCTTCTCAGGGACCTCCTCCTCAGGGACCTCAGGGTCCAAGGCCCAGAAGTCGGACCCTGACCACAGGGACAAGATGAACAGGCCTCTGAGCTTTGGAGACGCGAGGGTGTTCTTCCCGGAGTCTTTTGTTATACCTCGGCAGAGACCCAGTGAGGTGGTGATCAAGAGTGGATATTCTATgc CGAGTTCCCACTCAAGCCCGGAGAACATGGAGTTACCAGAGCCGGTAGGGAGCGGGTCGGGGTCCCCGGCGGACCCCGTGGCCGCCATTTCCCCGCCCGCGCAGTACGCACACTCCGCACCACG GTCGAACTCCCACTCGCAGCCGAGCATGCGCGAGGATGACAGCGGCTGCCCCAACATCAACAGCCACAAGTCGCTGCCCGACCTGCACACGCAGACACGCTGCTATCCTGAACA TGCTAACGCTGGCCACACAGACACCCTGGGCCGGTCCCCGCGCCGGCGCCGCCACTCCACGCACCAGCGCACGGCGTCGTGCTCGTCCAAGGGCACGCGCTCCAACCACTCCTCGCTCATGTCCTGCGACGCCTTCTCCGAGCACCCCTCGCCGGGGGACGACAACTATCAGTCTTATAACAG TCGTTGCGGTTCATCGTTCGCCCGCGACTCGGGCGGCTCGAGCGGGCACTACACGCAGCGCAGCGCCCCCGCGCACTCGCAGCAGCAGCATCGACGCACCGACTCCGGCTCTTCTACGCAACATGAACATGCCAG CCGCTACAACTCCTACGTGTCAGAGTACGGGGCATCCCTGGAGTGCTACGTGTCGGCGCCGCCGCAGTTCCAGGACGGCGCCCCCTCGCCCCCCGCgccgcccccgccgccgcccCACCGCCATCACCACCACTACGCACATGCACCCAGAGTGGGGATACACTTCCAG GCCAGCGCTCCGCCCCCACAGTTCCAGGACGAGCCCCCGGGGTACGACTACGGCGACTACGAGTGCACCTACAAGGCGCCGCTCAAGTGCCTCAGCGTCGGACGGAAGGATGTGCCCCGGGACTACCCCAG GTACCACGAGCCGAGCACGGAGCTGGTGAGCAAGCAGCCGCACTACCAGGAGCTGCGCGTGAGGAGTCGTCCTGATGACAACCAGGACTATGTCAACGCTACGCAG ATATGTCCGCCGGAGGAGGTGACGTCACCACTCGGCACGTTCAAGCGGCAGCGGTGTCTGCGCTACAAGCAGAGGCGTCCCAGACCTATACTCCGGTCCAAATCCGATATCTCTGACAG GTACAGACGCACAGACGGGCGCAGCCCCGCCTCAGCCCCCTGCGAGGGCGAGGAGTCTCCCGACAGCCCCTCAGAGGAAGCCTCGCGTCTGCAGGACTTCTTCGAGCGCCTCGGCCTCGAGCCCCGGCAGTACGACGCGCTAGTCCGGGATGCAGTCCCGGACAGTCCCGTGTTCTTCTCGTCGGCATCCACTGTGGATTCCAACCAGTTGGCTGCTACTGCTGATTATACG gTGCAAGGCCCAGGCGGCGTTCAGAAACAAATCTACCGCAACACAGAGCCACCTAGCGTCGTGGAACGGAACGCTCGCATCATCAAATGGCTTTGCCAATGTCGGAAAACGCAAATGCAAACACCACAGTGA
- the LOC124641118 gene encoding serine/arginine repetitive matrix protein 1 isoform X1: protein MAALSCYQPCRSHLAQPARCLDDDEDCHQSVNFSLRRQQFIERCHEARGLRPRDQIPEVSVKRTREELAKHASQATPLNRRLNVEAGWSKVEEVRKKFEGAANCPSFSRSFESPPRRRLADSLFASFKLPRKARDGMAAPRSLAPPQQQKRKSAVELLAETKAFYVKSETVLDRKQELPLRMSSGLGQAIAAGGCHLVSSGTLNDACCNPYGTTRSMGGGRRAVSAGEGLQHTLRRLLEHADSRENVYSPPFAVCTLSAHKVYADTRRLKDSYPERETMPRSQHNSGTFSGTFSGTSSSGTSGSKAQKSDPDHRDKMNRPLSFGDARVFFPESFVIPRQRPSEVVIKSGYSMPSSHSSPENMELPEPVGSGSGSPADPVAAISPPAQYAHSAPRYIRSNSHSQPSMREDDSGCPNINSHKSLPDLHTQTRCYPEHANAGHTDTLGRSPRRRRHSTHQRTASCSSKGTRSNHSSLMSCDAFSEHPSPGDDNYQSYNSRCGSSFARDSGGSSGHYTQRSAPAHSQQQHRRTDSGSSTQHEHASRYNSYVSEYGASLECYVSAPPQFQDGAPSPPAPPPPPPHRHHHHYAHAPRVGIHFQASAPPPQFQDEPPGYDYGDYECTYKAPLKCLSVGRKDVPRDYPRYHEPSTELVSKQPHYQELRVRSRPDDNQDYVNATQICPPEEVTSPLGTFKRQRCLRYKQRRPRPILRSKSDISDRYRRTDGRSPASAPCEGEESPDSPSEEASRLQDFFERLGLEPRQYDALVRDAVPDSPVFFSSASTVDSNQLAATADYTVQGPGGVQKQIYRNTEPPSVVERNARIIKWLCQCRKTQMQTPQ, encoded by the exons ATGGCCGCCCTATCCTGCTACCAGCCTTGCAGGTCGCACCTTGCGCAACCCGCTAG GTGTTTAGACGACGACGAAGACTGTCACCAATCAGTGAATTTCTCGCTTCGGCGGCAGCAGTTTATCGAGAGATGCCACGAGGCCCGGGGCCTTCGCCCCCGTGACCAGATCCCCGAGGTGTCAGTCAAGAGGACCAGGGAGGAGCTCGCGAAGCATGCGTCACAAGCCACGCCGCTAAACCGCCGGCTTAACGTGGAAGCCGGCTGGTCCAAGGTCGAGGAAGTGCGCAAGAAATTTGAAGGAGCTGCCAATTGCCCGTCGTTTTCGAGGTCCTTTGAGTCGCCGCCTAG GCGTCGTCTCGCAGACTCTCTATTCGCCAGCTTCAAGCTCCCACGCAAAGCAAGGGACGGTATGGCGGCTCCGCGCTCCCTAGCGCCGCCTCAGCAGCAGAAACGCAAGTCCGCTGTCGAACTGCTGGCAGAAACCAAGGCCTTCTATGTCAAGTCTGAGACTGTGCTGGATAGGAAGCAGGAACTGCCTTTGAGG ATGAGCAGTGGCCTGGGGCAGGCGATAGCTGCCGGTGGCTGCCACCTCGTCAGCTCCGGCACCTTGAACGATGCTTGCTGCAATCCTT ACGGCACAACCCGCAGCatgggcggcgggcggcgcgcagTCAGCGCGGGCGAGGGCCTGCAGCACACGCTGCGGCGTCTGCTCGAGCATGCCGACAGCAGGGAGAACGTCTACTCGCCGCCTTTCGCTGTTT GTACACTTTCAGCGCACAAAGTATACGCTGACACAAGACGGCTAAAGGACTCATACCCTGAACGGGAGACCATGCCTCGTTCCCAGCACAACTCAGGCACCTTCTCCGGGACCTTCTCAGGGACCTCCTCCTCAGGGACCTCAGGGTCCAAGGCCCAGAAGTCGGACCCTGACCACAGGGACAAGATGAACAGGCCTCTGAGCTTTGGAGACGCGAGGGTGTTCTTCCCGGAGTCTTTTGTTATACCTCGGCAGAGACCCAGTGAGGTGGTGATCAAGAGTGGATATTCTATgc CGAGTTCCCACTCAAGCCCGGAGAACATGGAGTTACCAGAGCCGGTAGGGAGCGGGTCGGGGTCCCCGGCGGACCCCGTGGCCGCCATTTCCCCGCCCGCGCAGTACGCACACTCCGCACCACGGTACATCAG GTCGAACTCCCACTCGCAGCCGAGCATGCGCGAGGATGACAGCGGCTGCCCCAACATCAACAGCCACAAGTCGCTGCCCGACCTGCACACGCAGACACGCTGCTATCCTGAACA TGCTAACGCTGGCCACACAGACACCCTGGGCCGGTCCCCGCGCCGGCGCCGCCACTCCACGCACCAGCGCACGGCGTCGTGCTCGTCCAAGGGCACGCGCTCCAACCACTCCTCGCTCATGTCCTGCGACGCCTTCTCCGAGCACCCCTCGCCGGGGGACGACAACTATCAGTCTTATAACAG TCGTTGCGGTTCATCGTTCGCCCGCGACTCGGGCGGCTCGAGCGGGCACTACACGCAGCGCAGCGCCCCCGCGCACTCGCAGCAGCAGCATCGACGCACCGACTCCGGCTCTTCTACGCAACATGAACATGCCAG CCGCTACAACTCCTACGTGTCAGAGTACGGGGCATCCCTGGAGTGCTACGTGTCGGCGCCGCCGCAGTTCCAGGACGGCGCCCCCTCGCCCCCCGCgccgcccccgccgccgcccCACCGCCATCACCACCACTACGCACATGCACCCAGAGTGGGGATACACTTCCAG GCCAGCGCTCCGCCCCCACAGTTCCAGGACGAGCCCCCGGGGTACGACTACGGCGACTACGAGTGCACCTACAAGGCGCCGCTCAAGTGCCTCAGCGTCGGACGGAAGGATGTGCCCCGGGACTACCCCAG GTACCACGAGCCGAGCACGGAGCTGGTGAGCAAGCAGCCGCACTACCAGGAGCTGCGCGTGAGGAGTCGTCCTGATGACAACCAGGACTATGTCAACGCTACGCAG ATATGTCCGCCGGAGGAGGTGACGTCACCACTCGGCACGTTCAAGCGGCAGCGGTGTCTGCGCTACAAGCAGAGGCGTCCCAGACCTATACTCCGGTCCAAATCCGATATCTCTGACAG GTACAGACGCACAGACGGGCGCAGCCCCGCCTCAGCCCCCTGCGAGGGCGAGGAGTCTCCCGACAGCCCCTCAGAGGAAGCCTCGCGTCTGCAGGACTTCTTCGAGCGCCTCGGCCTCGAGCCCCGGCAGTACGACGCGCTAGTCCGGGATGCAGTCCCGGACAGTCCCGTGTTCTTCTCGTCGGCATCCACTGTGGATTCCAACCAGTTGGCTGCTACTGCTGATTATACG gTGCAAGGCCCAGGCGGCGTTCAGAAACAAATCTACCGCAACACAGAGCCACCTAGCGTCGTGGAACGGAACGCTCGCATCATCAAATGGCTTTGCCAATGTCGGAAAACGCAAATGCAAACACCACAGTGA